In Amycolatopsis jiangsuensis, the following proteins share a genomic window:
- a CDS encoding MarR family winged helix-turn-helix transcriptional regulator, with translation MPVDAAQLWTLNHRLLTVVLDACGAELAALGLETKEFFVLAEVATSPYPAELATALVIPKASVTVYVRNLVAKGFMRREIDDVDLRRHRLVLTPEGVAARDRALAALATEFDRRLAKIAPRDRTELQRILLEMLE, from the coding sequence GTGCCGGTTGACGCGGCCCAGCTGTGGACGCTGAACCATCGTTTGCTGACCGTCGTGCTGGACGCCTGCGGTGCCGAACTGGCCGCGCTCGGACTGGAAACGAAGGAGTTCTTCGTGCTCGCCGAGGTGGCTACGTCGCCGTATCCGGCCGAGCTGGCGACGGCGCTGGTGATCCCCAAGGCGAGCGTGACGGTCTACGTACGCAACCTCGTCGCGAAGGGATTCATGCGGCGCGAGATCGACGACGTGGATCTGCGGCGTCACCGGCTCGTCCTGACCCCCGAGGGCGTGGCGGCGCGGGACCGGGCGCTCGCGGCGCTCGCGACGGAGTTCGATCGCCGGCTGGCGAAGATCGCGCCCCGCGATCGTACCGAGTTACAGCGGATTCTTCTGGAGATGCTCGAGTGA
- a CDS encoding M23 family metallopeptidase, giving the protein MVAAVAAGAFAAAAAGQTLKAANSTDSDTTVKPLANAQDASASFTLGSASSGGAPELLPAGHSMNAADEAAKMADSAKITEAREKADAEAARKAAEEAARPKTCMPAHGTFTSGFGARWGASHLGIDIANSIGSPIYAASDGTVIDAGPAHGFGLWVRIQLDDGTIQVYGHMNSFSVSEGQKVKCGEQIAEIGQRGQSTGPHLHFEVWQNGSKKIDPRPWLAARGVDV; this is encoded by the coding sequence GTGGTCGCTGCCGTCGCGGCCGGCGCGTTCGCCGCAGCCGCCGCAGGGCAGACCCTCAAGGCCGCCAACAGCACGGATTCGGACACCACGGTCAAGCCGCTCGCCAACGCGCAGGACGCGAGCGCCTCCTTCACCCTCGGCAGCGCGAGCTCGGGGGGAGCTCCCGAACTGCTGCCCGCCGGTCACTCGATGAACGCCGCCGACGAGGCCGCGAAGATGGCCGACAGCGCCAAGATCACCGAGGCCCGCGAGAAGGCCGACGCCGAGGCCGCGCGCAAGGCCGCCGAAGAGGCCGCCCGCCCGAAGACCTGCATGCCCGCGCACGGCACTTTCACCTCCGGTTTCGGCGCCCGCTGGGGAGCCAGCCACCTCGGCATCGACATCGCCAACTCCATCGGATCGCCGATCTACGCCGCCTCCGACGGCACCGTGATCGACGCCGGCCCTGCCCACGGCTTCGGCCTGTGGGTCCGCATCCAGCTCGACGACGGCACGATCCAGGTCTACGGCCACATGAACAGCTTCTCCGTGAGTGAAGGCCAGAAGGTGAAGTGCGGCGAGCAGATCGCGGAGATCGGCCAGCGCGGCCAAAGCACCGGGCCGCACCTGCACTTCGAGGTGTGGCAGAACGGCAGCAAGAAGATCGACCCTCGCCCCTGGCTCGCCGCCCGCGGCGTGGACGTCTGA
- the sucC gene encoding ADP-forming succinate--CoA ligase subunit beta — protein MDLYEYQARDLFAAHGVPVLPGSVANTPEEAKAAAEQIGNQVVVKAQVKVGGRGKAGGVKLAQTPDEAKEKAEAILGLDIKGHVTRRVLVAEASDIASEYYFSFLLDRANRTFLAMASSEGGMEIEQLAVERPDALARIPVDAIAGVDKAKALEILKAGNFPADIVDEAADVVVKLWETFVSEDATLVEVNPLVRDPQDKIIALDGKVTLDENASFRHPAHEELVDKQAENPLEAKAKAKDLNYVKLDGEVGIIGNGAGLVMSTLDVVAYAGEKHGGVKPANFLDIGGGASAEVMAAGLDVILNDTDVKSVFVNVFGGITACDAVANGIVEALKILGDEATKPLVVRLDGNNVVEGRQILADANHPLVTVVDTMDNAADKAAELAAAGA, from the coding sequence GTGGACCTCTACGAGTACCAGGCGAGGGATCTCTTCGCCGCCCACGGAGTACCGGTTCTGCCGGGCTCGGTGGCCAACACACCGGAAGAAGCCAAGGCCGCCGCGGAGCAGATCGGCAACCAGGTCGTCGTCAAGGCGCAGGTGAAGGTCGGCGGCCGGGGCAAGGCGGGCGGCGTCAAGCTCGCCCAGACGCCCGACGAGGCGAAGGAGAAGGCGGAAGCCATCCTGGGTCTCGACATCAAGGGTCACGTCACGCGCCGCGTGCTCGTGGCGGAGGCCTCGGACATCGCGTCCGAGTACTACTTCTCCTTCCTGCTCGACCGGGCCAACCGCACCTTCCTGGCGATGGCCTCGTCCGAGGGCGGGATGGAGATCGAGCAGCTCGCGGTCGAGCGCCCGGACGCGCTCGCGCGGATCCCGGTCGACGCCATCGCGGGCGTGGACAAGGCGAAGGCGCTCGAGATCCTGAAGGCCGGCAACTTCCCGGCCGACATCGTCGACGAGGCCGCCGACGTCGTGGTGAAGCTGTGGGAGACCTTCGTCTCCGAGGACGCCACCCTGGTCGAGGTCAACCCGCTGGTCCGCGACCCGCAGGACAAGATCATCGCCCTCGACGGCAAGGTCACCCTCGACGAGAACGCCTCGTTCCGGCACCCGGCGCACGAGGAGCTCGTCGACAAGCAGGCCGAGAACCCGCTCGAGGCCAAGGCCAAGGCCAAGGACCTCAACTACGTCAAGCTCGACGGCGAGGTCGGCATCATCGGCAACGGCGCGGGGCTCGTCATGTCCACTTTGGACGTCGTGGCGTACGCGGGTGAGAAGCACGGCGGCGTGAAGCCGGCCAACTTCCTCGACATCGGCGGCGGCGCCTCGGCCGAGGTGATGGCGGCCGGGCTGGACGTCATCCTCAACGACACCGACGTGAAGAGCGTGTTCGTCAACGTCTTCGGCGGGATCACCGCGTGCGACGCGGTGGCCAACGGCATCGTCGAGGCGCTGAAGATCCTGGGCGACGAGGCCACCAAGCCGCTGGTCGTGCGCCTGGACGGCAACAACGTCGTGGAGGGTCGCCAGATCCTCGCCGACGCGAACCACCCGCTGGTCACCGTGGTGGACACAATGGACAACGCGGCCGACAAGGCCGCCGAGCTCGCCGCGGCAGGTGCGTGA
- the purH gene encoding bifunctional phosphoribosylaminoimidazolecarboxamide formyltransferase/IMP cyclohydrolase codes for MSTAQGRRPVRRALIGVSDKAGLLELATGLHAAGVEIVSTGGTAKVIANAGVPVTPVEQVTGFPESLDGRVKTLHPRVHAGLLADQGNEDHVAQLKQLEIAPFDLLVVNLYPFTQTVASGASPEDCVENIDIGGPAMVRAAAKNHGSVAVVVEPARYAWVLEQVTAGGFELADRKRLAAQAYAHTAAYDSAVASWFANAYAPADDSGFADFLGSTWDRADVLRYGENPHQQAALYRSAQPGLAHAEQLHGKAMSYNNYVDTDAARRAAFDFTEPAVAIIKHANPCGIAVGADIAEAHRKAHACDPVSAYGGVIATNRPVSVEAAEQIAEVFTEVVLAPEFDPEALEILQRKKNVRLLKLPVIDAPAPVELRPISGGVLVQTADRIDAPGDDPASWQLATGAPADEHTLADLEFAWRSLRAVKSNAILLAHDRATVGVGMGQVNRVDSSRLAVARAGDRAKGSVGASDAFFPFPDGLEVLIEAGVRAVVQPGGSIRDAEVIAAAEAAGVTLYLTGTRHFAH; via the coding sequence GTGAGCACAGCACAGGGGCGACGCCCGGTCCGGCGCGCGCTGATCGGCGTCTCGGACAAGGCCGGCCTGCTCGAGCTCGCCACGGGTCTGCACGCGGCCGGCGTGGAGATCGTGTCGACCGGCGGTACCGCGAAGGTGATCGCGAACGCGGGGGTCCCGGTCACGCCGGTCGAGCAGGTCACCGGGTTCCCGGAATCGCTGGACGGCCGGGTCAAGACCCTGCATCCGCGGGTGCACGCCGGTCTGCTCGCCGACCAGGGCAATGAGGACCACGTCGCGCAGCTCAAGCAGCTCGAGATCGCGCCGTTCGACCTGCTCGTGGTGAATCTGTACCCGTTCACGCAGACGGTCGCTTCGGGGGCGAGCCCGGAGGACTGTGTGGAGAACATCGACATCGGTGGCCCGGCCATGGTGCGCGCGGCCGCGAAGAACCACGGCAGCGTCGCGGTCGTCGTGGAACCGGCGCGGTACGCGTGGGTGCTGGAGCAGGTCACTGCGGGCGGTTTCGAGCTCGCGGACCGCAAGCGGCTCGCTGCGCAGGCGTACGCGCACACGGCTGCGTACGACTCGGCTGTCGCGTCGTGGTTCGCGAACGCCTACGCGCCCGCGGACGACTCGGGCTTCGCGGACTTCCTCGGCTCCACTTGGGACCGTGCCGATGTGCTGCGCTACGGCGAGAACCCGCACCAGCAGGCGGCGCTGTACCGCAGCGCGCAGCCGGGTCTCGCGCACGCCGAGCAGCTGCACGGCAAGGCCATGTCGTACAACAACTATGTCGACACCGACGCCGCGCGGCGAGCCGCCTTCGACTTCACCGAGCCCGCGGTCGCGATCATCAAGCACGCGAACCCGTGCGGGATCGCAGTGGGCGCCGACATCGCCGAAGCGCACCGCAAGGCTCACGCGTGCGACCCGGTTTCCGCGTACGGCGGCGTGATCGCGACGAACCGGCCGGTCTCGGTCGAAGCCGCGGAGCAGATCGCGGAGGTGTTCACCGAGGTCGTGCTCGCTCCCGAATTCGATCCGGAAGCGCTGGAAATCCTGCAGCGCAAGAAGAACGTGCGGCTGCTGAAGCTGCCGGTGATCGACGCTCCCGCGCCGGTCGAGCTGCGGCCGATCTCCGGCGGCGTGCTCGTGCAGACCGCCGACCGGATCGACGCACCGGGCGACGACCCGGCTTCCTGGCAGCTGGCCACCGGCGCCCCGGCCGACGAGCACACGCTTGCGGACCTGGAGTTCGCGTGGCGGTCACTGCGTGCGGTGAAGTCGAACGCGATCCTGCTGGCGCACGACCGGGCGACCGTCGGCGTCGGCATGGGCCAGGTCAACCGGGTCGACTCGTCGCGGCTGGCGGTCGCCCGTGCCGGGGACCGGGCCAAGGGCTCGGTGGGCGCGTCGGACGCGTTCTTCCCGTTCCCGGACGGGCTCGAGGTGCTGATCGAGGCCGGCGTGCGCGCGGTGGTGCAGCCCGGCGGTTCCATCCGGGACGCCGAGGTGATCGCGGCCGCGGAAGCCGCCGGGGTCACGCTCTACCTCACCGGTACGCGGCACTTCGCGCACTGA
- a CDS encoding alpha/beta hydrolase produces MLQHITIPRGPIALAADLHLPEDHDGSTPLRAVVLSTPGSSVKEQIGANYASRLAARGIAALVFDPAHQGQSGGEPRDLEDPYRRGEDISYAIDTLGTTPGIDPERIGVLGICAGGGYAVHTARTDHRIKAVGTVVPGNMGTSFRGFQPDGPVAALEAMATARAEENRTGELARLNWLPDTLEDAADADIDTTQAVTYYRTERGGNEHSTNRRLARGDSLLLGYDAFHLVDQLMTQPLQVVLAGRIGNTGSYEAGMKLWKLAPHPVDLMVIDDAGHYEMYDVPEYVDAAVDRLASFYAENL; encoded by the coding sequence GTGCTCCAGCACATCACGATCCCTCGCGGGCCGATCGCGCTCGCGGCCGACCTTCACCTGCCCGAGGACCACGACGGGAGCACGCCGTTGCGTGCCGTGGTGCTTTCCACTCCCGGCAGCAGCGTGAAGGAACAGATCGGCGCGAACTACGCCTCCCGGCTCGCGGCCCGGGGTATCGCGGCACTCGTGTTCGACCCCGCCCACCAGGGGCAAAGCGGCGGCGAACCCCGCGACCTCGAAGACCCGTACCGCCGAGGTGAGGACATTTCCTACGCGATCGACACACTCGGCACGACGCCCGGGATCGACCCGGAGCGCATCGGTGTCCTCGGCATCTGCGCCGGCGGCGGCTACGCAGTGCACACCGCCCGCACGGACCACCGCATCAAAGCGGTCGGCACCGTCGTTCCGGGCAACATGGGCACTTCGTTCCGCGGCTTCCAGCCGGACGGCCCGGTCGCCGCGCTCGAAGCCATGGCCACCGCGCGCGCCGAGGAGAACCGCACCGGCGAGCTGGCCCGCCTGAACTGGCTGCCCGACACCCTGGAAGACGCGGCGGACGCCGACATCGACACGACCCAGGCGGTCACGTACTACCGCACCGAGCGGGGCGGCAACGAGCATTCGACGAACCGCCGCCTCGCGCGCGGTGATTCGCTGCTGCTGGGCTATGACGCGTTCCACCTGGTCGATCAGCTGATGACCCAGCCACTGCAGGTCGTGCTCGCCGGACGCATCGGCAACACCGGTTCCTACGAGGCTGGCATGAAGCTGTGGAAGCTGGCGCCCCATCCGGTCGACCTCATGGTGATCGACGACGCCGGCCACTACGAGATGTACGACGTCCCCGAGTACGTCGACGCCGCCGTCGACCGGCTCGCCTCCTTCTACGCCGAGAACCTGTAG
- a CDS encoding DUF5336 domain-containing protein has protein sequence MTYPSGGPGYPQQGGGQPPQGPPPSGGFPQSQPPSGGFPQQQPAQGPQASSPAVSPENLPLLLSLGVAVLGLVQYFIGFSDEAGDVGQETIFLLVGGLLSGLVALPKSPKVLPFATLFSVLGALGALDTVIAEQSTPGIVVVILVLGFVQMLVSVAALLLEYGVLKPPAPKPAVPNVPQYQQPYGQPYQAQQPGQPGQPAQPGQPAQYQSPQQPPAQPSPGQQATTYAPQQGQFFQQPPAEPGKQNPGTPPGGFGQS, from the coding sequence ATGACCTACCCCAGCGGCGGGCCCGGCTACCCCCAGCAGGGTGGCGGGCAGCCACCCCAGGGACCGCCCCCGTCGGGCGGCTTCCCGCAGTCGCAGCCCCCTTCGGGTGGGTTCCCGCAGCAGCAGCCCGCGCAGGGGCCGCAGGCTTCGTCCCCCGCGGTGTCCCCGGAAAACCTCCCGCTGCTGCTGTCGCTCGGGGTGGCCGTGCTCGGGCTGGTGCAGTACTTCATCGGCTTCTCCGACGAAGCGGGCGACGTCGGCCAGGAGACCATCTTCCTGCTCGTCGGCGGCCTGCTGTCCGGGCTGGTCGCGCTGCCGAAGTCGCCGAAGGTGCTGCCGTTCGCCACGCTGTTCAGCGTGCTCGGCGCACTCGGCGCGCTCGATACCGTGATCGCCGAGCAGTCCACGCCGGGCATCGTGGTCGTGATCCTCGTGCTGGGTTTCGTGCAGATGCTGGTGTCGGTGGCCGCGCTGCTGCTGGAGTACGGCGTGCTCAAGCCGCCGGCACCCAAGCCCGCCGTGCCGAACGTGCCGCAGTACCAGCAGCCCTACGGCCAGCCGTACCAGGCGCAGCAGCCGGGACAGCCCGGTCAGCCTGCCCAGCCGGGCCAGCCTGCCCAGTACCAGTCGCCGCAGCAGCCGCCGGCCCAGCCGTCGCCGGGGCAGCAGGCCACCACGTACGCGCCGCAGCAGGGCCAGTTCTTCCAGCAGCCGCCCGCCGAGCCGGGCAAGCAGAACCCGGGCACGCCGCCCGGTGGGTTCGGCCAGAGCTGA
- a CDS encoding GNAT family N-acetyltransferase: protein MKTGGNHKQHIALRPFGEADFAAFDRFGTEPEAAGAFRRSGFVDSQALRRRFAADGLLGATSSAVAVVVDDAVAGMATWEAADRGGPVGGCYEIGVTLLPDHRGHGVGTRAHQLLAEHLFRFTSAHRLEAFTDTENLAVQRVLEKTGFHREGLLCQATWRDGTYRDAIVYGLLRSEA from the coding sequence ATGAAGACTGGCGGCAATCACAAGCAGCACATCGCCCTGCGACCCTTCGGCGAAGCCGATTTCGCGGCGTTCGATCGGTTCGGCACCGAGCCCGAGGCAGCCGGGGCGTTCCGGCGGTCCGGGTTCGTCGATTCCCAGGCCCTCCGGCGGCGCTTCGCCGCGGACGGGTTACTCGGTGCCACCTCGAGTGCGGTCGCGGTGGTCGTGGACGACGCGGTGGCCGGGATGGCGACATGGGAGGCCGCCGACCGGGGCGGACCGGTCGGCGGGTGTTACGAAATCGGCGTCACACTCCTGCCCGACCACCGTGGCCACGGCGTCGGCACGCGGGCGCACCAGCTGCTCGCCGAACACCTTTTCCGGTTCACCAGCGCGCACCGGCTCGAAGCGTTCACCGACACCGAAAACCTCGCTGTGCAGCGCGTGCTGGAGAAGACCGGATTCCACCGCGAAGGCCTGCTGTGCCAGGCGACCTGGCGCGACGGGACCTACCGCGACGCGATCGTCTACGGCCTGCTGCGCAGCGAGGCGTAA
- the purN gene encoding phosphoribosylglycinamide formyltransferase, with translation MDLPTPVKLVVLASGSGTLLQAVLDAAGRSGFPADVVAVGADRTGIEALTRAERVSVPSFTVRVADHPDRAAWDRALVAAVDAYRPDLVVSAGFMKILGPGFLARFAGRVINTHPALLPSFPGMHAVADALAAGVRVTGSTVHFVDAGVDTGPVIAQEAVTIEDDDTEDVLHERIKAVERRLLVETIERLGRGGCTVDGRKVRFS, from the coding sequence TTGGACCTGCCGACTCCGGTGAAGCTCGTCGTGCTCGCGTCCGGTTCCGGGACGCTGCTGCAGGCCGTGCTCGACGCCGCGGGCCGCTCCGGGTTTCCCGCCGACGTCGTCGCGGTGGGCGCCGACCGCACCGGAATCGAGGCGCTGACGCGGGCGGAACGGGTGAGCGTGCCGTCGTTCACCGTCCGCGTCGCCGACCATCCCGACCGCGCCGCGTGGGATCGCGCGCTGGTCGCGGCGGTCGACGCCTACCGGCCCGACCTGGTGGTTTCCGCGGGGTTCATGAAGATCCTCGGTCCCGGGTTCCTGGCCCGCTTCGCCGGCCGGGTGATCAACACCCATCCCGCGCTGCTGCCGTCGTTCCCCGGGATGCACGCGGTCGCCGACGCGCTGGCGGCCGGGGTGCGGGTCACCGGGTCGACGGTGCACTTCGTCGACGCCGGGGTGGATACCGGACCTGTCATCGCGCAGGAAGCGGTGACCATCGAGGACGACGACACCGAAGACGTCCTGCACGAGCGGATCAAGGCCGTGGAACGCAGGCTGCTGGTGGAAACGATCGAGCGACTCGGCCGTGGTGGGTGCACCGTGGACGGACGAAAGGTGAGGTTTTCGTGA
- a CDS encoding cell division protein PerM — translation MQVLTRPDRPAGDEPVDDTPGADGTPATRLRVVLGAALGPLVTGYAVVATLLALVTLTAERTEFSAGGVLLSAGPGWLAAYQVQLGIGGHPLGVLPLLPTIAVLLLVARTASGAAARLGYAGPRQAVPLIAAITGAHVLFGLVIGLFSLGEPVRVNPALAAVVPGVFAAVAATGGVLRRCGLPVTLSERLDPLAIRGLRAGLLGLSALVLIGALVLTAATAFSAHTVSSLFEPSIGSSFGLLLLSVLYLPNGVVAAMSFATGPGFTVGELNVHLVGYRGGSVPAVPLLGGIPEHAAAWWPVLLVLPLAVGLLVGWMVRNADDDPAARIRIVVVAGAVVGFGCVVLGTFAGGRLGDGPFDPVSVPVGVASIVAFCWIVIPAGFVAFFAGAHAPPRAPAGPAVEDEESVLPDAAEDPEAADDEPADTDDSEASGDAEDDPEDGEDPGEFETPEAADDSEESEDADPADDADPAADAEAASAAEDSDIPEAAEPADEFDAEADAELGLELPEDVPPGDPEPPAEQSRTVTESTEDSGDEKHPGADR, via the coding sequence ATGCAGGTGCTCACCAGACCCGATCGCCCCGCGGGCGACGAGCCGGTGGACGACACCCCCGGAGCGGACGGCACGCCGGCGACCCGGCTGCGGGTGGTGCTCGGCGCGGCCCTCGGCCCGCTCGTCACCGGGTACGCCGTGGTCGCGACGCTGCTCGCGCTCGTCACGCTGACCGCGGAACGCACCGAGTTCTCCGCGGGCGGGGTACTGCTTTCGGCCGGTCCCGGCTGGCTGGCCGCCTACCAGGTCCAGCTCGGCATCGGCGGTCACCCGCTGGGTGTGCTGCCGCTGCTGCCGACGATCGCCGTGCTGCTGCTGGTGGCGCGGACGGCGTCCGGGGCGGCGGCCCGGCTCGGATACGCCGGGCCGCGGCAGGCGGTACCGCTGATCGCCGCGATCACCGGCGCCCACGTGCTGTTCGGCCTGGTGATCGGCTTGTTCTCGCTCGGTGAACCGGTGCGGGTGAACCCGGCTCTCGCGGCCGTGGTGCCCGGGGTGTTCGCAGCGGTCGCCGCGACCGGAGGTGTCCTGCGCCGTTGCGGCCTGCCCGTGACGCTGTCCGAACGGCTCGATCCGCTCGCGATCCGAGGCCTGCGCGCGGGACTGCTTGGACTGTCCGCACTGGTGCTGATCGGGGCGCTCGTGCTGACCGCCGCCACGGCGTTCTCCGCGCACACCGTGTCCAGCCTGTTCGAACCGTCGATCGGCAGCAGCTTCGGCCTGCTCCTGCTGTCCGTGCTCTACCTGCCCAACGGCGTGGTGGCCGCGATGTCCTTCGCCACCGGGCCAGGTTTCACGGTCGGTGAGCTGAACGTGCACCTCGTCGGCTACCGCGGCGGTTCAGTGCCCGCGGTGCCGCTGCTCGGCGGCATCCCCGAGCATGCCGCGGCGTGGTGGCCCGTGCTGCTCGTGCTGCCGCTGGCGGTCGGGCTGCTGGTCGGCTGGATGGTCCGGAACGCCGACGACGACCCGGCCGCGCGGATCCGGATCGTCGTGGTGGCCGGCGCGGTGGTCGGGTTCGGCTGCGTGGTGCTGGGCACGTTCGCCGGCGGACGGCTCGGCGACGGTCCGTTCGACCCGGTCAGCGTGCCGGTCGGGGTGGCTTCGATCGTGGCGTTCTGCTGGATCGTGATCCCGGCCGGGTTCGTGGCCTTCTTCGCCGGAGCGCACGCGCCGCCGCGAGCCCCCGCCGGTCCCGCCGTCGAGGACGAGGAATCCGTGCTCCCGGACGCCGCGGAAGACCCCGAGGCCGCCGACGACGAACCCGCGGACACCGATGATTCCGAAGCTTCCGGCGATGCCGAAGACGACCCGGAAGACGGGGAAGACCCCGGAGAGTTCGAAACGCCCGAAGCCGCCGACGACTCCGAGGAGTCCGAGGACGCCGATCCCGCCGACGACGCCGATCCCGCCGCCGACGCCGAAGCCGCCAGCGCCGCCGAAGACTCCGACATCCCCGAAGCCGCCGAGCCCGCCGACGAGTTCGACGCCGAAGCGGATGCCGAACTGGGGCTCGAACTGCCCGAGGACGTGCCGCCCGGCGATCCGGAACCCCCCGCCGAGCAGTCGCGGACTGTGACCGAGTCCACCGAGGACTCCGGCGACGAAAAGCATCCCGGCGCCGACCGTTAG
- the sucD gene encoding succinate--CoA ligase subunit alpha: MSIFLNENSKVIVQGLTGSEGMKHATKMLKSGTNIVGGVNARKAGQTVTVEGKDLTVFGTVEEAIKETGADVSVIFVPPKFAKDAVVEAIDAEIGLAVVITEGIPVHDSAYFWAHAVAKGNKTRIIGPNCPGVISPSKSNAGIIPADITGPGGIGLVSKSGTLTYQMMYELRDIGFSTAVGIGGDPVIGTTHIDALEAFEKDADTKVIVMIGEIGGDAEERAAAYIKENVTKPVVGYVAGFTAPEGKTMGHAGAIVSGSSGTAAAKKEALEAAGVKVGKTPSETAVLARELFNSLG; encoded by the coding sequence ATGTCGATCTTCCTCAACGAGAACAGCAAGGTCATCGTCCAGGGCCTCACCGGCTCCGAGGGCATGAAGCACGCCACCAAGATGCTGAAGTCCGGCACGAACATCGTGGGCGGCGTGAACGCCCGCAAGGCCGGCCAGACGGTCACCGTCGAGGGCAAGGACCTCACCGTGTTCGGCACGGTCGAGGAAGCCATCAAGGAGACCGGCGCCGACGTGTCGGTCATCTTCGTGCCGCCGAAGTTCGCCAAGGACGCGGTCGTCGAGGCCATCGACGCGGAGATCGGTCTCGCCGTGGTCATCACCGAGGGGATCCCGGTGCACGACTCGGCCTACTTCTGGGCGCACGCGGTCGCCAAGGGGAACAAGACCCGGATCATCGGGCCGAACTGCCCCGGCGTGATCAGCCCGTCGAAGTCCAACGCGGGCATCATCCCTGCCGACATCACCGGCCCCGGCGGCATCGGGCTGGTGTCCAAGTCCGGCACGCTGACCTACCAGATGATGTACGAGCTGCGCGACATCGGCTTCTCCACGGCGGTCGGCATCGGCGGTGACCCGGTCATCGGCACCACCCACATCGACGCCCTCGAGGCGTTCGAGAAGGACGCCGACACCAAGGTCATCGTGATGATCGGCGAGATCGGCGGCGACGCCGAGGAGCGGGCCGCGGCCTACATCAAGGAGAACGTGACCAAGCCGGTCGTCGGCTACGTCGCGGGCTTCACCGCCCCCGAGGGCAAGACGATGGGCCACGCGGGTGCGATCGTCTCCGGTTCGTCCGGCACGGCCGCCGCGAAGAAGGAGGCCCTCGAGGCCGCCGGCGTGAAGGTCGGCAAGACCCCGAGCGAGACCGCCGTGCTCGCGCGTGAGCTGTTCAACAGCCTCGGCTGA